One genomic window of Cellulophaga sp. Hel_I_12 includes the following:
- the menD gene encoding 2-succinyl-5-enolpyruvyl-6-hydroxy-3-cyclohexene-1-carboxylate synthase: MKYSTIPSAQIVAHYCKKYGIKDIIISPGSRNAPLTISFTEDAYFNCYSIVDERAAAFFALGIAQQQRKPVAVLCTSGSALLNYYPAVSEAFYSDIPLVVISADRPPYKIDIGDGQTIRQDHVFERHIGYSANLKLDVTHATATIKSQAKEFISETLSLEEQQAAIERYNSASLQEAFAKAVGNCEPVHINVPFEEPLYTITEEKYKLTEQSISATKPEALKDISKFVSLWKTAKRKLVLVGVDYPGLVDQKYLELLAQDDSVIVLTETTSNLHHPNFFPSIDSLIAPIEKSAQKDMLFSLLQPDIVLTFGGLIVSKKIKSFLRKYKPKEHWHIDQKKAYDTFFSLTQHFKTSENTFLGALLTAPTVVESDYYAFWSSVKQAYEKKRTEYIEQIPFSDMLAFSKIAESIPNNYQLHLANSSTVRYAQLFDIDPSISVFCNRGTSGIDGSTSTAIGASIYAETPTLLITGDLSFLYDSNALWNNYIRPDFRIIVMNNEGGGIFRILPGQEDTENFERFFETTHHINIGDVCKTYHFTHEIVQNIDDLKNSLQNFYSPSTQAKVLEIKTPRLVNNKILLSYFDFIS, translated from the coding sequence GTGAAATATTCTACGATACCCTCAGCTCAAATTGTAGCGCATTATTGTAAAAAGTACGGTATAAAAGATATTATTATTTCTCCTGGTTCTAGAAATGCTCCGCTAACCATTTCATTTACAGAAGATGCCTATTTTAATTGCTACAGTATTGTTGATGAGCGGGCTGCTGCTTTTTTTGCATTAGGTATAGCGCAACAGCAACGCAAACCAGTGGCGGTTTTATGTACTTCTGGTAGTGCCTTACTCAACTACTATCCTGCAGTTTCAGAAGCTTTTTATAGTGATATACCACTTGTGGTTATTTCTGCCGATAGACCACCTTATAAGATTGATATTGGTGACGGACAAACCATCCGGCAAGACCACGTTTTTGAGCGACATATTGGGTACTCTGCAAACTTAAAACTAGATGTGACTCACGCTACAGCAACAATCAAAAGTCAAGCAAAAGAATTTATTTCAGAAACACTAAGTCTTGAAGAACAGCAGGCAGCTATTGAAAGGTACAATAGTGCAAGCTTACAGGAAGCCTTTGCTAAAGCGGTAGGCAATTGTGAACCTGTGCATATTAACGTACCCTTCGAGGAACCTTTATACACTATTACCGAAGAAAAATACAAACTTACAGAACAGTCAATTTCAGCTACAAAACCTGAAGCATTAAAGGATATTTCTAAATTTGTTTCGCTATGGAAAACAGCCAAACGAAAATTAGTTTTAGTAGGTGTGGATTACCCAGGCCTAGTCGATCAAAAATACTTGGAGCTTCTTGCACAGGATGATTCTGTGATCGTATTGACCGAAACAACTTCAAACCTACACCATCCTAATTTTTTTCCAAGTATCGATAGTTTAATAGCACCTATAGAAAAATCAGCACAAAAAGACATGCTTTTTTCTTTACTTCAGCCTGATATTGTGCTCACTTTCGGAGGTTTAATTGTATCAAAAAAAATAAAAAGTTTTTTACGCAAATACAAACCAAAAGAGCATTGGCATATTGATCAAAAAAAGGCTTATGATACGTTCTTTTCGCTAACCCAGCATTTCAAAACATCAGAGAATACCTTTCTAGGAGCACTTTTGACAGCGCCTACTGTCGTTGAAAGTGATTACTATGCGTTTTGGTCTAGCGTAAAACAAGCCTACGAAAAGAAGAGGACTGAGTATATAGAACAGATCCCTTTTTCAGATATGCTGGCATTCTCGAAAATAGCGGAATCAATTCCTAATAATTACCAACTACATTTAGCAAATAGCTCAACAGTTAGGTATGCCCAATTGTTTGATATAGATCCATCTATTAGCGTTTTTTGTAATCGGGGTACGAGTGGTATCGATGGCAGCACTTCAACAGCTATCGGCGCTTCAATCTATGCCGAAACACCAACACTTTTGATTACAGGGGATTTAAGCTTTTTGTATGATAGCAACGCACTTTGGAATAACTATATACGGCCAGATTTTAGGATTATTGTGATGAACAATGAAGGAGGTGGTATTTTTAGAATATTACCTGGTCAAGAGGATACAGAAAACTTTGAGCGTTTTTTTGAAACTACGCATCACATAAATATTGGAGATGTATGCAAAACCTACCATTTTACCCATGAAATAGTGCAGAACATCGATGATTTAAAAAATTCGCTTCAAAATTTTTATTCGCCTAGTACACAAGCTAAAGTGCTAGAAATTAAAACGCCAAGACTTGTTAATAATAAAATTTTGCTTAGTTATTTTGATTTTATATCTTAG
- a CDS encoding DUF2853 family protein — protein sequence MSKRDELIEKYAADIKDKFGEAANMDLLTKVTIGLGPSIYNADSSKVSGGDDKEKETVKNNYLIKKLGMKESADMMPAIDSVLVKYGTSNKNKYRAVVYYMLCKHFKKEAAYNK from the coding sequence ATGAGTAAAAGAGACGAACTAATCGAAAAGTATGCGGCAGACATCAAAGACAAATTTGGAGAAGCAGCGAACATGGATTTATTAACAAAAGTTACTATCGGCCTTGGACCTTCTATTTACAATGCGGATTCTTCTAAAGTTTCAGGAGGAGATGATAAAGAAAAAGAAACCGTTAAAAATAACTATCTAATTAAAAAGTTAGGCATGAAAGAAAGTGCTGATATGATGCCAGCTATTGATAGCGTTCTAGTAAAATACGGTACTTCGAACAAAAATAAATACAGAGCTGTGGTATATTATATGTTATGCAAGCACTTTAAAAAAGAGGCTGCTTACAATAAATAA
- a CDS encoding amidohydrolase family protein: MKLKNYILPILAYLVLTGCKNQQPNSYDLVIQNGQTIDLETGQIQSQDLYISASKIVKIEPSGSTETFNSKKIIDASGTFILPGFWDNHTHFRGGDSLILENKKLLPLFLANGITTVRDAGGDLTSSVMQWKKEIVAGTLHGPTIYTSGPKIDGPNGTWAGSLEVTTEEDIAKALDSLEILQTDFVKLYDSRISGEAYLTTLKETDKRGLISSGHMPFTVSLKETVDAGIDGIEHLYYVMKGCSSAEIEVTQRLKNKEIGFWQAMPLLREGYDESTAQTTFALLKDKNVYVVPTLHIGKTLSYLDEIDHTDDLYLKYMGKGLIKTYQGRINGALNASEKTRKDRKELDQFFGSLTKSLNDAGVQLLAGSDSGAYNSYTYPGISLHHELEAMVQTGMTPLQVLKTSAYNGAHFLKKEKSYGTIAIGKHADLVLLDANPLSDIKNTQKINTVIQNNKVYNKTALEAMLQALLE; the protein is encoded by the coding sequence ATGAAGCTTAAAAACTATATTCTCCCTATTCTTGCTTACCTCGTATTAACTGGTTGCAAAAACCAACAACCGAACTCGTACGACCTTGTGATACAAAACGGTCAAACAATTGATTTGGAAACGGGGCAAATACAATCCCAAGATCTTTACATTAGCGCTAGTAAAATTGTAAAAATTGAACCCTCTGGTAGTACTGAAACTTTTAATTCCAAAAAAATAATAGATGCTTCTGGCACGTTTATCTTACCTGGTTTTTGGGATAACCATACACACTTTAGAGGTGGTGACAGTCTTATTTTAGAAAATAAAAAGCTATTACCCTTATTTCTTGCGAATGGCATTACCACAGTGCGCGATGCTGGTGGCGATTTAACTTCCAGTGTCATGCAATGGAAAAAAGAAATTGTTGCAGGCACATTACATGGCCCTACAATTTACACTTCGGGACCAAAAATAGATGGGCCCAATGGCACTTGGGCAGGATCCTTAGAAGTCACCACAGAGGAAGACATAGCAAAGGCCTTGGATAGTTTAGAAATTTTACAAACAGATTTTGTAAAATTATACGACAGCCGAATTTCTGGAGAAGCTTATCTTACAACCTTAAAAGAAACGGATAAAAGAGGACTTATTAGCTCAGGCCATATGCCATTTACCGTAAGTTTAAAAGAAACTGTGGATGCTGGGATAGATGGCATTGAGCATCTTTATTATGTCATGAAAGGTTGTTCTTCGGCAGAAATCGAGGTCACTCAAAGGCTTAAAAACAAGGAAATTGGCTTTTGGCAAGCCATGCCTTTACTGAGAGAAGGCTATGACGAGAGTACCGCGCAAACAACTTTTGCGCTATTAAAAGATAAAAATGTCTACGTTGTCCCCACCCTACATATTGGAAAAACCTTGAGTTATTTAGACGAAATAGATCATACAGATGATTTATATTTAAAGTATATGGGGAAAGGTCTCATAAAAACGTACCAAGGGCGAATCAACGGTGCTTTGAATGCTTCTGAAAAAACAAGGAAAGACAGAAAAGAATTAGATCAATTTTTCGGCAGCCTCACGAAGTCTTTAAATGATGCAGGAGTACAACTTTTAGCGGGTTCGGATAGCGGCGCATATAATTCCTACACTTATCCCGGTATTTCTTTGCACCATGAACTTGAAGCCATGGTACAAACGGGTATGACACCATTACAAGTGCTAAAAACTTCGGCCTATAACGGCGCGCATTTTCTAAAAAAAGAAAAGTCTTACGGTACAATTGCCATAGGAAAACATGCGGATCTAGTACTTTTAGATGCAAATCCTTTATCAGATATAAAAAATACCCAAAAAATTAATACGGTCATCCAGAACAATAAGGTGTATAACAAAACAGCCTTAGAAGCTATGCTTCAAGCACTACTAGAATAA
- a CDS encoding S1 RNA-binding domain-containing protein, with translation MIELGNYNTLEILRDTSVGLFLGDDEGNDVLLPNKYVPEIYEIGDKLTVFCYLDYDERPIVTSLTPYIFRNTFKLLKVVEVNNIGAFLDWGLEKHLLVPFGEQRVKMQEGQWYVVYCYLDEKSFRLVASNKLDKFLNNETLTVEVNDEVNLIITRQNDLGWDVIINNQHKGLIYQNEVFKKIAVGDLVKGYIKHIRPDHKIDVSLQALGYVSVEPAANTIYQILKKEGGYLNLHDKSSPEAISARLQMSKKIFKKSIGTLYKDRKIAIKPDGIYLL, from the coding sequence ATGATTGAATTAGGAAATTATAATACATTAGAAATCCTAAGAGATACAAGTGTTGGTCTCTTTTTAGGTGATGATGAAGGTAACGACGTTTTGCTACCCAATAAGTATGTTCCAGAAATTTACGAAATAGGGGATAAGTTGACTGTTTTTTGTTATTTAGATTATGATGAACGCCCCATAGTAACTTCATTAACGCCTTATATTTTTAGAAACACGTTTAAATTGTTAAAAGTTGTTGAGGTAAATAATATTGGTGCTTTTTTAGATTGGGGTTTAGAAAAACATTTGTTAGTGCCTTTTGGAGAGCAGCGTGTAAAAATGCAAGAAGGTCAATGGTATGTTGTTTACTGTTATTTAGATGAAAAATCATTCAGATTAGTTGCTTCTAATAAGTTAGACAAATTCTTGAATAATGAAACCTTAACGGTTGAAGTTAATGATGAGGTAAATTTAATCATTACACGTCAGAATGATTTAGGTTGGGATGTGATTATCAATAACCAGCATAAAGGACTGATCTACCAAAACGAAGTTTTTAAGAAAATAGCCGTAGGTGATTTGGTAAAGGGATATATTAAGCACATAAGACCTGATCATAAAATTGATGTAAGTCTTCAAGCTTTGGGTTATGTAAGTGTAGAGCCAGCAGCAAATACTATTTACCAAATACTTAAAAAAGAAGGTGGTTATTTAAATTTACACGATAAATCTTCCCCTGAAGCCATAAGTGCAAGATTGCAAATGAGTAAAAAAATTTTCAAGAAAAGTATAGGAACCCTGTATAAAGATCGAAAAATAGCAATTAAACCTGATGGTATTTACTTGCTATAA
- a CDS encoding SPOR domain-containing protein yields the protein MPFIEESDLLDLHKDIDKAQILNERLLDQIKYKNKELKSSNLQRNILAGFTGLFLLGVLALYSFSAGARSNLKEDNSKLLVMSLDSLKVIEARLNNLKMKNEELSTVKEFYLAKEFLDKEKIYSVQIKSFIDNNLSLTTNALNNTLFVKTNPFYSYSLGNFETIEEARSFRYQLVKMGFSDAFVASYQNGKRLKIEDPY from the coding sequence ATGCCGTTTATTGAAGAAAGTGATTTGCTTGATTTACATAAAGATATAGATAAAGCTCAGATTCTTAACGAAAGATTATTAGATCAAATTAAATACAAGAACAAAGAATTAAAATCAAGTAACCTTCAAAGAAATATTTTAGCGGGTTTTACTGGCTTGTTTCTTTTAGGAGTTCTTGCCTTATATTCTTTTAGTGCGGGGGCACGTAGTAATCTAAAAGAAGATAACAGTAAATTGTTGGTCATGAGTTTAGATAGCCTTAAAGTTATTGAAGCTAGACTTAATAATTTAAAGATGAAAAATGAAGAGCTAAGCACCGTAAAAGAATTTTATTTAGCCAAAGAATTTTTAGATAAAGAAAAAATATACTCTGTACAAATTAAATCATTTATTGATAATAATTTATCGCTTACCACAAACGCGTTAAATAACACCTTGTTTGTAAAAACAAATCCTTTTTATTCTTATTCCTTAGGAAATTTCGAAACCATAGAAGAAGCTAGATCTTTTCGCTATCAACTCGTTAAAATGGGCTTTAGTGATGCTTTTGTAGCTTCTTACCAAAACGGAAAAAGGTTAAAAATAGAAGATCCTTATTAG
- the menA gene encoding 1,4-dihydroxy-2-naphthoate octaprenyltransferase translates to MTKFKAWLNAARLRTLPLSVSGIIVGAALAHLEGYSNVLIFSLAICTTIGFQVTSNFANDYGDGVKGTDNDDRIGPKRALQSGILTAKELKTGIMVSVLVNVVVSICLLLVAFGPDQIFLILFFLLLAIASIWAAIKYTVGNSAYGYRGLGDIFVFLFFGLLAVLGSMYLFTNYLSFQAILPAITIGLLSTAVLNLNNLRDAISDQKAGKNTIVVKIGFEKGKIYHFSLLIIAFLSLLFFTFLNYKSWVNVVHLLVFILIFTHGNKIRKTVHPKDIDPELKKLALSTFLLALMFYLSFNYFL, encoded by the coding sequence TTGACAAAATTTAAAGCTTGGCTTAACGCAGCTCGACTTCGTACTTTACCATTATCTGTTTCTGGAATTATTGTAGGTGCGGCGCTTGCCCATTTAGAAGGTTATTCGAATGTGTTGATATTTTCTCTAGCTATTTGTACAACTATTGGTTTTCAAGTAACTTCTAATTTTGCCAATGATTATGGTGATGGTGTAAAAGGTACTGATAACGATGATCGCATAGGTCCCAAAAGAGCCTTACAAAGTGGTATTCTAACAGCCAAAGAGCTCAAGACAGGAATTATGGTGTCGGTACTAGTCAATGTAGTGGTATCGATTTGTTTGCTCTTAGTAGCTTTTGGACCAGACCAGATTTTTCTGATATTGTTTTTTTTACTTTTGGCGATCGCTAGTATTTGGGCGGCCATAAAATATACTGTCGGTAATTCAGCCTATGGGTATCGAGGTTTAGGAGATATCTTTGTTTTTTTATTTTTTGGGCTATTAGCTGTTTTGGGTTCGATGTACTTATTTACGAATTACCTAAGCTTTCAAGCTATTTTGCCTGCGATAACTATAGGTCTTTTGAGTACCGCTGTTTTAAATTTAAATAATCTGAGGGATGCTATTTCTGATCAAAAAGCAGGAAAGAATACTATTGTTGTAAAAATAGGATTTGAAAAAGGAAAAATATACCATTTCAGCCTCTTAATTATCGCTTTTTTATCCTTGTTATTTTTTACTTTTTTAAACTATAAATCTTGGGTCAATGTGGTGCATTTACTAGTTTTTATACTTATTTTTACTCACGGCAATAAAATTAGAAAAACGGTACATCCAAAAGACATAGATCCGGAATTAAAAAAACTAGCTTTAAGCACCTTTTTACTGGCCCTTATGTTTTACTTAAGTTTTAATTATTTTTTGTAG
- a CDS encoding LytTR family DNA-binding domain-containing protein, whose protein sequence is MEQPIKILIVEDNVIIADDMQSMLEEIGYEIVDNVIVYEQAEEVLKTKQVDLVLIDIILASDKTGIDLGKHIRDKYNIPFIFVTSNSDRATVESAKTVKPNGYLVKPFEQQDLYTSIEIALSSFNYNEKQGSSAKSEASENEEDSLVSNSVLKDSIFVKKQHLYYRIQFSDIQFIKADNVYLEVNTADKKFLVRSPLKDYLEKLPAKKFYRAHKSYIVNVDHIEAINSKDILINNNLIPISKEFKEFIISAMNS, encoded by the coding sequence TTGGAACAGCCCATAAAAATACTCATAGTAGAAGATAACGTAATCATCGCAGATGACATGCAGTCTATGTTAGAGGAAATCGGCTATGAAATTGTAGACAATGTTATTGTTTACGAACAAGCAGAAGAAGTTCTTAAAACAAAGCAGGTAGACTTAGTTTTAATTGATATTATTTTAGCCTCGGATAAGACAGGAATAGATTTAGGCAAACATATTAGGGATAAATACAACATCCCATTTATTTTTGTAACATCAAACTCAGATAGGGCTACGGTAGAAAGTGCCAAGACTGTAAAACCTAACGGATATTTGGTAAAACCTTTTGAGCAACAAGATTTATATACCTCCATAGAAATTGCCTTATCTAGCTTTAATTATAATGAAAAACAGGGGAGTAGTGCTAAATCTGAGGCATCAGAAAATGAAGAGGATAGTTTAGTTTCAAATTCTGTTTTAAAAGATTCTATTTTTGTCAAAAAGCAGCATTTATATTATCGAATTCAGTTTAGTGACATACAGTTTATAAAAGCGGATAATGTTTATTTAGAAGTAAATACAGCTGATAAAAAGTTTTTGGTTCGATCTCCATTAAAGGATTACTTAGAAAAACTCCCAGCGAAAAAGTTTTACAGAGCACATAAATCATACATTGTGAATGTAGATCATATTGAAGCTATCAATTCAAAAGATATTTTGATCAATAATAATTTAATTCCGATTTCAAAAGAATTTAAGGAATTTATCATTTCTGCGATGAATTCTTAA
- a CDS encoding UDP-glucose--hexose-1-phosphate uridylyltransferase has protein sequence MKSDLQDYSHKRLNILTNEWVLVSPHRAKRPWQGQNEEVTKEERPIHDPSCYLCAGNKRIHGEQNPEYEDVFIFTNDFAALQKDSKPFRIQDGLLTAQSETGICKVICFSPDHSKSLADMHTEEIEKVVLAWQREYKKLGAEESINYVQIFENKGAVMGCSNPHPHGQIWSQLTLPNEVDKKDKQQFNYYSKHKSSLLGEYLSQELEKKERIIFENEAFVVLVPFWAVWPFETMIVPKKHQSDITQLKNKESYLFAEAISVITKAYDTLFNTSFPYSSGIHQAPTNNKENSHWHWHMSFYPPLLRSASIKKFMVGYEMFGSPQRDITAEVAANSLRVLSKAK, from the coding sequence ATGAAATCAGATCTACAAGATTATTCTCATAAACGTTTAAATATACTCACTAATGAATGGGTTTTAGTTTCACCCCACAGAGCCAAAAGACCATGGCAAGGGCAAAACGAAGAAGTAACTAAGGAAGAGAGACCTATCCATGACCCTTCTTGTTACCTCTGTGCTGGTAATAAAAGAATACATGGAGAACAGAATCCAGAGTATGAGGATGTTTTTATATTTACCAATGATTTCGCTGCCCTACAAAAAGATTCAAAACCTTTTCGAATCCAAGATGGATTATTAACCGCACAAAGTGAAACAGGCATTTGTAAGGTGATTTGTTTTAGCCCAGATCACTCAAAAAGTCTAGCGGATATGCATACAGAAGAAATTGAAAAAGTAGTTTTAGCCTGGCAGCGTGAATATAAGAAATTAGGTGCTGAAGAATCCATAAATTATGTTCAGATTTTTGAAAACAAAGGTGCGGTAATGGGTTGCAGCAACCCACATCCTCATGGGCAAATTTGGAGTCAATTGACATTACCTAATGAAGTTGATAAAAAGGATAAACAGCAGTTCAACTATTATAGCAAGCATAAAAGCAGTTTACTGGGTGAATATCTTTCGCAAGAGCTAGAAAAGAAAGAGCGCATAATTTTTGAAAATGAAGCTTTTGTAGTGCTGGTCCCATTTTGGGCCGTTTGGCCTTTTGAAACAATGATTGTTCCTAAAAAACACCAATCGGATATTACCCAATTAAAAAACAAAGAATCGTACCTTTTTGCTGAGGCGATTTCAGTTATTACAAAAGCATACGACACATTGTTTAATACCTCATTCCCGTATTCTAGTGGAATACACCAAGCACCCACAAATAATAAAGAAAATAGTCATTGGCATTGGCATATGAGTTTTTACCCTCCGCTATTAAGAAGTGCTAGTATAAAAAAATTCATGGTGGGTTATGAAATGTTTGGTTCCCCTCAAAGAGATATCACTGCTGAAGTAGCCGCAAATAGCTTAAGGGTATTATCAAAAGCTAAATAG
- the galK gene encoding galactokinase, with protein MKSSFINTIKEGFIAKFKSEPVLIFSPGRINIIGEHTDYNDGFVFPAAVDKGIVAGIQKSSAKASTAYAMDKDEVFEFSIHDLKTLANGSWQNYIIGVVAEILKKNKKLGNFNFTFGGNIPSGAGMSSSAALENSLVFGLNEVFNLAFTKQEMILISQRAEHNYVGVKCGIMDQYASMFGIENNALLLDCRSLEAKAFKIDFKNYELLLINTNVKHSLSDSAFNDRRLVCENVANLLHIKALRDATTSDLKTIKHKISLEDYQKALFVIQENNRVLLASKAIAAGELGTLGALIYASHEGLKHQYKVSCDELDFLVDQAKLNPHILGARMMGGGFGGCTINLIERSASKVFKTKIAKLYQHKFHTPCSIYAVTLSNGTHVTN; from the coding sequence ATGAAGTCTAGTTTCATTAATACCATAAAAGAGGGATTCATTGCTAAATTTAAAAGTGAACCCGTACTTATTTTTTCTCCCGGAAGAATCAATATTATCGGAGAGCACACCGATTATAACGACGGTTTTGTATTTCCTGCCGCTGTGGATAAAGGTATTGTGGCAGGCATACAAAAAAGCAGTGCTAAGGCCTCCACCGCCTATGCTATGGACAAAGACGAAGTCTTTGAGTTTTCTATACATGACTTAAAAACTTTAGCCAATGGCAGTTGGCAAAACTATATCATTGGCGTAGTGGCTGAAATACTAAAAAAAAATAAAAAGCTTGGAAATTTCAACTTCACATTTGGTGGAAATATCCCAAGTGGAGCAGGAATGTCGTCTTCGGCAGCCTTAGAGAATAGCCTTGTTTTTGGTTTAAATGAAGTTTTTAATTTAGCCTTTACCAAACAAGAAATGATACTGATCTCTCAGCGTGCAGAGCATAATTATGTAGGTGTAAAATGCGGTATCATGGATCAATACGCGAGCATGTTCGGCATTGAAAATAATGCACTTCTTTTAGATTGTAGAAGCTTAGAAGCCAAAGCTTTTAAAATTGATTTTAAAAACTACGAACTACTACTAATCAATACCAACGTAAAACATAGTTTATCGGATAGTGCTTTTAATGATAGGCGATTGGTTTGTGAAAATGTTGCTAACCTATTACATATCAAAGCTTTGCGTGATGCTACAACATCTGATTTAAAGACTATAAAGCATAAAATTAGTCTTGAGGATTATCAAAAAGCATTGTTTGTAATTCAAGAGAACAATCGTGTTCTGCTTGCTTCAAAAGCTATAGCTGCAGGAGAATTAGGTACTCTTGGAGCCTTGATCTATGCCTCACATGAGGGCTTAAAACATCAATACAAAGTTAGTTGTGATGAATTAGATTTTTTAGTAGATCAAGCAAAACTAAACCCTCATATATTGGGTGCACGGATGATGGGCGGCGGCTTTGGGGGTTGCACCATTAACCTCATCGAAAGATCGGCTAGTAAAGTTTTTAAAACAAAAATTGCCAAACTATATCAGCACAAATTCCATACACCTTGTTCCATATATGCGGTAACACTCTCTAATGGAACTCACGTGACCAATTAA
- a CDS encoding START-like domain-containing protein, producing the protein MSEKVKFEIEFVIQSSPQLLYNYLSTPSGLSEWFADNVNSRGEKFYFIWDESEEEAKLLKRKNEEFVKFRWEEQEDDSYFEMRIIVDEITSDVSLFITDFAEEDEVEEAKMLWSNQVGTLKQVLGSS; encoded by the coding sequence ATGAGTGAAAAAGTAAAATTTGAAATTGAGTTTGTGATACAGTCATCACCTCAATTGTTATATAACTATTTATCCACACCTTCAGGACTTTCGGAGTGGTTTGCAGACAATGTAAACTCCCGTGGTGAAAAGTTTTATTTTATCTGGGACGAATCAGAAGAGGAAGCTAAATTACTGAAACGAAAGAATGAAGAATTTGTTAAGTTTAGGTGGGAAGAGCAAGAGGATGATAGTTACTTCGAAATGCGTATTATCGTAGATGAAATTACCTCTGATGTTTCTTTATTTATCACCGATTTTGCTGAAGAAGATGAAGTAGAAGAAGCTAAAATGCTTTGGTCGAATCAAGTAGGTACTTTAAAGCAAGTTTTAGGCTCATCCTAA
- a CDS encoding aminotransferase class IV, translated as MLNFNGNILSKDTNFLSSENRGLKYGDSLFETIRVVGQKIYFWEDHYLRLMASMRILRMQIPMNFTMEYLESQILETIAANALENSAVRVRFTVFRNEGGHYCPETNEISFMIEVKSLETNFYTLNNEHYEVELFKDFYVNADMLSTLKTNNKIINVVGSIFAKENKYQNCLLLNQHKMVVEALNGNIFMVVGKTIKTPPKSDGCLNGIMRKKLIEISKKLEGYTLEESSISPFELQKADELFISNAIVGIQPISKYRKKNFTSTVASNLIGKLNTVARLG; from the coding sequence ATGCTTAATTTTAACGGAAACATACTTTCTAAAGACACAAATTTTCTAAGCTCAGAAAATAGAGGACTTAAATATGGGGATTCTCTTTTTGAGACCATCAGAGTCGTCGGCCAAAAAATTTATTTCTGGGAAGATCATTATTTAAGGCTTATGGCTTCTATGCGAATTTTGCGCATGCAAATACCTATGAATTTTACCATGGAATATCTAGAATCTCAAATTCTAGAAACTATTGCAGCGAACGCGCTTGAAAATTCAGCAGTTAGAGTTCGGTTCACCGTTTTTAGAAATGAAGGTGGCCACTACTGTCCCGAAACGAATGAAATTTCATTTATGATTGAGGTCAAATCTCTAGAGACAAATTTTTATACCCTAAACAACGAGCACTATGAAGTGGAGCTTTTTAAAGATTTTTATGTGAATGCAGATATGCTTTCAACCCTAAAAACCAACAATAAAATTATAAATGTAGTAGGAAGCATCTTCGCAAAAGAAAATAAATATCAAAATTGTTTGCTGTTAAATCAACATAAAATGGTGGTTGAAGCGCTCAACGGTAATATTTTTATGGTGGTAGGGAAAACGATTAAAACACCACCGAAAAGTGATGGTTGCTTAAATGGGATTATGCGTAAAAAATTAATTGAAATTAGTAAAAAATTAGAAGGATATACCCTCGAAGAATCTTCTATTTCTCCTTTTGAACTGCAAAAGGCAGACGAGCTTTTTATAAGCAATGCCATAGTAGGGATTCAACCTATCTCTAAATATAGAAAAAAGAATTTTACATCTACCGTCGCTAGCAATTTGATAGGAAAATTAAACACTGTGGCCAGATTAGGATAA